A region of the Halalkalicoccus subterraneus genome:
GAAGAGGACAGCTCAGGGGATGATGAAGGTCCGACGGAAGAGAATGGGGACGAGAACGAGTCGGAATCCGATGATTTAGAGGGTGAGTCGGACTCGGAGATCGAGGATGAAGACCAGGACAACGACGGAGATGACGGGACAGGTGATTCGGATGCGTCCTCAAATGAGGACTGCCCGGAAGAAGAACCAGAACCGGAGGACGACTGTCCTGAGGAAAAGCCGGAGCCGGAACCTGAGGACGATTGTCCGGACGAATAGAGAGTAAGTAACGAATCGTCACCAGATTCTTCTCTTTGTTTGGTCCTTATGACTGTCTTTCGACACGTCCGCTGAACTTCGAGTTATACGAATGGAAGAGTAAAAACCGACCCGAGCAGGCGCAAATCGAGTCGGATCGGAGTGGACTCGCCGGGATTTGAACCCGGGGCCTCTCCCATGCCAAGGGAGTGATCTACCACTGATCTACGAGCCCTCGCACTCCCCGCTATCCGGGGTAGAATCATAAACGCTTCGAACCCCGTTCGCATCCCTTCATCCGGCGGGAGTCGCAACCCTTTAGCCGCCGGGTGGACGATCTACGATGGGAACAGCACGGCCGCAAATCCGACTCGCCACGGGTTCTCATCTCGTGGCTTGGGATTGCGGTAGTGCACGTAACGTGCCGTCTGCGGTCTGTGCGGTTCCTATCCTCGACTATGGCACGAATGCATACACGCCGTCGCGGCTCGTCCGGTTCGGACAGGCCGGCGGCAGACGAACCACCGGAGTGGAGCGACGTCGACGAAAGCGAGATCGAATCGCGCGTCGTCGAACTCGCAGAACAGGGACACGACCCCAGCCAGATCGGTATGAAGCTGCGCGACGAGGGCGTCAAGGGAACCCCGATCCCGAACGTCAAGCTCGCCACGGACAAGAAGCTCGGCGAGATCCTCGAAGAGAACGACGCCTCGCCCGACGTTCCGGAGGACCTCCGGAACCTGATGGAGCGGGCGATCCGCCTGCGCGAACACATGCAGGACAACCAACAGGACGCCCAGAACAAGCGCGCACTCCAGAACACGGAGGCAAAAGTCCGACGGCTCGTCAACTACTACCGCGGCGACGAGTTGCCCGCGGACTTCCGCTACACCTACCAGAACGCCCAGGAAATCCTCGAATAATGGCCGTCACGGGTCGATCGGAACGCGATCTCGCCGCCCGCCTCGCGGACTCGGAGTTCGTCCGGGTAGCTCCGCGTGCAGAGGGCGAGTCGATCGCGGCTGCCGGAGTGCTCTTAGGAGCGCTCGCGGCCCGATCGATCCCGTTTCAGGCCCGCGTCGTCCCGCTTACCGAGGACCTGCCCGAAGAAGCGACCGTTCCGATCGGCTTTGCCGACGGGTTCGCGGCGGATCGCCCGGCCGGCGCGGTCGCGGCCGACCTCGCACGTGAACTCGACCACGACCCGGAGCCCGGTCTCGCGCTCGCGAGTCGGTTGCTCGGGGGCGACGACCCCGAGACCGATCTCGAACGACGGACCGGCGTGGGGATTCCCACGGCGGATCTGGCCGATGGACTTGCCCACTCGACGCTGTTTCACGCGAGTTTCTCGGGCGAGGAGACCGCGGCCGGCGCGGAACTCGCGGAACTCGCCGACGACGACCGGATGGTAGCCTCATTGGCCGCGCTCGACGCCGTCGGTTCGGAATCGGCGAGCGAGCGCGCCGCGACGGCGATCGAGCGGGCGCTTCGCCCGCACGCCACCCCCGAGGGTCCCTTCGAAACCGCGGAGGGGCTCGCGGACGTACTCGACTGTCTCGCTCGCGACGCGCCGGGGATCGCCCTCGCGCTCGCAATGGGTCACGACGTGCGGACGAGCGCGCTCGACGCCTGGCGCGCCCACTCGAAAGCGGCCCACAGTGCGATCCGCGAGGCCGACACGGGCCGGTATGACGGCCTGTTCGTCGCCCGTATCGCCGAGGGGCCGGTCGAGACGGTCGCCCGGCTCGTTCGGAACTTTCGCTCGCCCGAGCCCGTTACCCTCGTCGTCTCCGAGACGGAGGCGGGGGCGGCGGGCGACGAAGGGATCGGCGAGGCGATGGCCGGGGCCGCGGCGTCGATCGACGGAACCGGCGGGGGCACCCTTTCGCGGGGTGTTGCCCAGTTCGACTGCCCGCCCGAGGCGTTCCTCGAAGCGTTCAGGGAGGCAATGACATGAGACGAATCGAGATCCGAACGACACACGACGATCCCGCGCTCGTCGCGCGCTCGATCGCGCCGGACAACACACCGGAGATGGAGACGCGAACGGTCGACGAGCGGGTGGTAACGACGATCACGCGCGATTCGACGGGCGGCCTGCGGACGACGGCCGACGACTACGTCGTAAACCTCGCGGTCGCCGACGAGGTGGCACAGCTCTCAGACCGACAGACGACACCCAATCATGAGTGAACGATCAGTTTCCCGACAGCAGCAACAGAAGCGGTGGTACACCGTGCACGCCCCCGAGCAGTTCGACCGGGCGGAGCTCGGCCAATCACCTGCAAACGAACCGAACCAGCTCCTCGAGCGTAACCTCGAGACGACGCTCGGCGAGCTGACGAACAACGCAAGCGAGAACAACATCAAGCTCACGTTCAAGATCAACGACGTGGGCAGCGACGCCGCGTACACCGAGTTCATCAAACACGAACTCACGCGCGACTACCTGCGCAGCCTCGTGCGACGGGGCGCCTCGAAGATCGACGCCTACGTCACGGTGCTGACGACCGACGACTACCGCGTTCAGGTCCAGCCCGTCGCCTTCACGACCAAGAAGGCCGACCACAGCCAGGAACACGCCATCCGCAAGCGGATGATCGAGATGGTCGAGGAGGCCGGCGAGGAGCGCACCTTCGAAGGGCTCGTTGACAGCATCATCGAGGGACGCCTCTCGAGTGCGATCTACGGGGAGGCCAAGACGATCTACCCGCTTCGCCGGGTGGAGGTTCAGAAGCTCACCCTCGAAGCCCGACCCGAAGAGGTCGCAGAAGAGGAGGAAACGGCCGTCGACGTCGACGAAACGGACGTCGAGGCGTAACTCGGTCGCGTTCGCTACTTTTCGACGACGATCCGACCGATCATCCCGCCGCGTTCGTGGGGGATGCAGTAGTACTCGTGCTCGCCCGGCGTCTCGAAGGTGTGTTCGAACCGATCGCCGGTGTAGATCGATCCCTCGCGGTCGTCGTACCACGCCTTTCGAGCCGCGTTTTCGCCCTCGAATTCGCCGGTCGAAAAGAAGACCGCCCCCTCGGGCTGACCGCCGTCGTAGGCGGTGACGGTGTGGGCCCGCGAACCGGTGTTCTCC
Encoded here:
- a CDS encoding 30S ribosomal protein S3ae, with the translated sequence MSERSVSRQQQQKRWYTVHAPEQFDRAELGQSPANEPNQLLERNLETTLGELTNNASENNIKLTFKINDVGSDAAYTEFIKHELTRDYLRSLVRRGASKIDAYVTVLTTDDYRVQVQPVAFTTKKADHSQEHAIRKRMIEMVEEAGEERTFEGLVDSIIEGRLSSAIYGEAKTIYPLRRVEVQKLTLEARPEEVAEEEETAVDVDETDVEA
- a CDS encoding 30S ribosomal protein S15; amino-acid sequence: MARMHTRRRGSSGSDRPAADEPPEWSDVDESEIESRVVELAEQGHDPSQIGMKLRDEGVKGTPIPNVKLATDKKLGEILEENDASPDVPEDLRNLMERAIRLREHMQDNQQDAQNKRALQNTEAKVRRLVNYYRGDELPADFRYTYQNAQEILE
- a CDS encoding KEOPS complex subunit Pcc1; this translates as MRRIEIRTTHDDPALVARSIAPDNTPEMETRTVDERVVTTITRDSTGGLRTTADDYVVNLAVADEVAQLSDRQTTPNHE
- a CDS encoding exonuclease RecJ, which translates into the protein MAVTGRSERDLAARLADSEFVRVAPRAEGESIAAAGVLLGALAARSIPFQARVVPLTEDLPEEATVPIGFADGFAADRPAGAVAADLARELDHDPEPGLALASRLLGGDDPETDLERRTGVGIPTADLADGLAHSTLFHASFSGEETAAGAELAELADDDRMVASLAALDAVGSESASERAATAIERALRPHATPEGPFETAEGLADVLDCLARDAPGIALALAMGHDVRTSALDAWRAHSKAAHSAIREADTGRYDGLFVARIAEGPVETVARLVRNFRSPEPVTLVVSETEAGAAGDEGIGEAMAGAAASIDGTGGGTLSRGVAQFDCPPEAFLEAFREAMT
- a CDS encoding plastocyanin/azurin family copper-binding protein gives rise to the protein MQRRAFLAAVGGGSLVALGGCTAIASLTESHDIGMSAHEFLPDAYTVEVGDTVTWENTGSRAHTVTAYDGGQPEGAVFFSTGEFEGENAARKAWYDDREGSIYTGDRFEHTFETPGEHEYYCIPHERGGMIGRIVVEK